GGGATTGCTGCTTTTGTTCTAAAATACCGCTTGCCTCAATCAAAATCAGTAATTGAAAGCCACAAAGCTCCTTTGCAAGATGCAATACGAGCAATACGAACCATTCGATACAATGCCGAGAAATACAATATCAGTAAAAATAAAATTGGCGTTATGGGTTTTTCTGCTGGAGGACATCTTGCGTCTACCCTTGGGACTCATTACAATGATGTGATGTATACAGCAAAAGATAGCATTGATCAAGAATCTGCTCGCCCAGATTTTATGGCTCTTATTTATCCGGTAATTAGCATGAAGGATGGTATTACTCATAATGGATCAAAGAAAAATTTATTAGGAAAAGATCCTGCAATGAAATTAGTTGATAAATTCTCCAATGAATTGCAAGTAACAAAAGATACTCCTCCAACATTTCTGATTCATGCTTCGGATGACAAAGCCGTTCCTGTTCAGAATAGCCTATTGATGTACAATTCATTAATAAAAAACGGAGTTTATACCGAAATGCACATCTATCCTAGTGGTGGTCATGGCTTTTCATTTGGACACAAGAGAGGCCACGTTAGCTCATGGACTGATTTGTTTTGTAATTGGATACAATCCATTCCTAAATAATAATGCCAATTACAAAAGAAAAGCGGAATGATTCTTAAAAGTCATTCCGCTTTTTTATTAATTCACATCTAGAACTAAAGAATCTCTAATTTCCATAGAGTAATTAATTTACAAGAACCTCCAACTCAGAGCTAGATAACTCTTTTGTCTTTGCCTTCACAGTGATTTTACCAGCTTCAAAAGTCGATTGTAAAATCAACAAACACTTTCCTCCAGATGTCACAATTTTATTGGACTGATAATCCTGAATATTCATTGGTGAACCATTGTCAACACCAAGTAATTTGGCCGGTCCGTCAATCTTAAACTCCACTTCCATTTCCTGAGTTTTTACGGGGATACTATTCTCATCAGTTAATTGCAGTGTATAGTGAATAACATCGTAGCCATTAGCAGCTATTTTCTCCTGATCTGCTACAAGCATCAGTTTTTGAACTTCCTTTGCGGTTTGCAGACTATTTTCTCCTACTCCATCAACAGCTTTAGCTGTAAGTTTCCCTTCTTGGTAGGGAATCATAAATTTAATAATGTGATCTTCATTATCGGCTAATGACTGTATGCCTATTGATTTATCATTTAAGAATAGCTCAATTTTCTCTTGGTTTGTATATACCTCTACAGCAATACTATCACCCTCAGAATAATTCCAATGCTCGTTTACCTCTTGCCATCCCCATTTTTGATGATTGGTCCAATCTTTTTCTTTCTCCACTAATAATTTCTGGCTCGCATGCCATTTGTAGGGTGATTTCTCCAACAATTGAGTTGTTATGTGAACTTGTGGTTCCTCATTCCATAGGGCTTTAAACATTTGATATGATGGCTTTTTAAAGCCTGCAAAATCGAGCAAACCACTTCCACTTCCTCTTTTAGGCCAAGCTCTCGATTCTCCCATATAGTTTATACCTGTCCAAAGAAAAATGCCAGAGATAAAATCTTTTTCTACCACTGGTTTCCAATCGTGCCAGCGTGTCCAATTCTCTGTTCCCAAAAACACTTTATCAGGATAATTCTTTTTGCAATAATCGTAAACCGATTGTCGATAAGACAAGCCTACAATATCCAATGCATCAGCATAACCTGAAAAATTACTTACACTTGGAATTACCAGATTTGCAGTTACAGGTCTCGATAAATCGATCTCTTTTACCCATTTAGATAATTTACGAGCCGTTTCTGCTACCTTATATTTCCCTTTTGGCTGATTCTTAAAATTCGATTTAATTTTCTTAACAGAAAAAGGAGGTTCATCCCAATAATAATTTACATCTCCCACTTTATTACTTCCCCAATAACCGGTTGCTGCACCATAATTAGGGAAAGTCCACTCTATTTCATTTCCAATACTCCACATGATAATCGAAGGATGATTTCGATCTCGTTTCACCATACTTTTAATATCGCGCTCGGCCCATTCTTCAAAACTATGGGTATAACCTTTAGTAATGTCTTCTTCTGCTTCCTGATTGTAGTTATTTCTCTTGTCTTTAGGATTTTGCCACTCATCGAAAGCTTCTTCCTGAACAAGAAATCCCATCTCATCGCAAATGTCTAAAAATTCTGATGATGCCGGATTATGAGCCGTTCGTATTGCATTGCAACCAGCTTCTTTTAATGCTTTTAATCTGCGTTCCCAAACACCTTTTGGCACGGCAGCACCTACCAATCCACCATCGTGATGCAAGCAAACTCCTTTTAAAAGCATGTTCTTACCATTTAGGAAAAATCCCAAATCTTTATCAAACTTAAAATTACGAATGCCAAATGTATTTGAAAGTTCATCGATCTTTTCTCCATCAACAAATACCTCTGAAGTAGCTATGTATAAATTTGGATTTTCGGTATCCCAAAGGCTAGGCGAAACTAATTCTATATTTTGATTTGTGGTTTGTGTACTTTTTGTTAGTAAGTTCAAAGTTGTTTCTTCAAAGCCAACCTGCTCATTCTGAAAATAAATTTTTGTTTTCAGAATTACAGATACATCTTTATTAAAATCATTACTTAATTCAGTTATAATGTTGACCTTTGCTTTTTCCGCTGAAACCTCGGGTGTTGTTATCTGTACACCCCATTGAGGAATGTTCACTTTACTGCAAGCAATCAATTTTACATTTCGATATATTCCTGAACCAGGATACCAACGAGAATCCAAATAAGCCGATCGGTCTACTTTCACAGCTATCACATTCTTTTTATCGCCATAGTTTAAATAATCGGATAAATCATAAGCAAAAGGAGCATAACCAAATGGTCGCTTACCTAAATAATGACCATTAATCCACACCTCCGAATTGGTATAAACACCATCGAATTCTATTCTTGTAATTTTATTGGCTGCATCTGCTGGCATTAAAAATGATTTTCGATACCATCCAATTCCACCGGGCAAAAATGCGGTTGCACCACCAGCATTTTCCTGAGTAAAAGAATGCTCTACACTCCAGTCGTGTGGTAAACGAACAGATCGCCACAGGGAATCTTCAAATTCGATATCGTAAGCTTTTTCGCTATCTCCTAAATTAAACTTCCAATCAAAATTAAAATCTTTGCTTGTTCTTACCGATTGACTTACAGGTTGGCAACTCGAAAAAAGGCCAAGTATCAAACTCAATATTAGTAGTTGTTTCATTATTTAAATTTAATTTGGTTTTGTAGTAAAATTACCACATACTTTAAATTATGCTGAGAAAAAATCATATTCATTAAAGGGGAATATTTGATAAAAAAACCTGTTCAGATCGAATCCGAACAGGTTATATATTCTTTTACAAAAATCACTTTTATTATTTCAATTCAATCTTTACGGCAAATGCAAAATCTCCAGGCTTTTCTTTTGGTAAGTCAACCAATAATCCATCTTCAGTCAGCTCCCATTTTAACTCCTGCCCGGTTGCCAACATACTAATCTTTTTAATTTCTTTAGTTAGTAAGTTTTCTTTTTTAGCTAGGCTATGAATCATCATTTTTTCTTTAGGCCAATCCAAAGCAATCGCATATAAATCACCATTCTTTGTCGTAAAACGAATATCCTCTGCTACAGCATCCTTGTTCTTATCTTCACTTAAATGTCCTTCTTTAATTTCCTGAGGACCTTCTCCAAATACTTTCCAAGGGCGGGTATCATAAATTGCTTCTCCATTTGCTTTTAGCCATTGTCCCATTTCCAGTAGGCGGGTTTTCACACCTTCGGGCATTACACCATCGGCTTGTGGAGTAACATTTAATAAAACAGCTCCATTTTTACTTACCACATCAACCAAAAAATCTATTAACCTATTGGTTGTTTTGTATTTAGGATCAGAAATATTACACCAAGCTTTCCAGTCAATGGAATCATCGGTTAACCAAGGGAAATCCTTTTTTTCTTTCATTCGAGAACGTTCCAAATCTAATACAGCAGTACCTTCAGCCATATCATGAAATTTATAAGTACAAACCACTTCACGTCCCCAATCTTGTGCTTTATTGTAATAGTTCGCTAAAAATTGCTTGCGATAAGATTCTTCGATAATATCCATTTTATTATCGAACCAAATAATGTCTGGCTGATATTTATCCATTAACTCGTTCAATCGATTCAACCACTGCTCATGAAATTCTTTTTTAGGAGGATTTGGATAATCACCTGTTGCCATTACAAATGAACCTTCCGGCACATAAGGTCCGTAAAGACCAGCATATTTAGGATCTCCTGCATCGGTATTTTTATCCCAAGTAGGATACCAGGCATACAACCAGTGACGATGATAAGTTGTTATAAACTTCATATTTTGCTTACGAACCGCTTTTGCCATTTCGCCAACAATATCTCTTTTAGGACCCATATCCTTGGCATCCCATTTGGTAAGCTTACTATCCCACATGGCAAATCCATCGGCATGTTCGGCAACCGGACCAGCAAACTGAGCTCCAGACTTTTTAAATAAACTTGCCCATTCGTCTGCATTAAACTTTTCTGCCGTAAACATTGGAATAAAATCTTTGTAGCCAAAATCTTTTAAGTTCCCATATTTCTCTTCGTGATACTTGCGTATTTTATGACCTTTGGTGTACATATGTATTGCGTACCATTCGGTTTCATGGGCAGGTACTGAATAGGGTCCCCAATGAAAATAAATACCAAACTTTGTATTTAGCCACCATTCTGGTACCTTATATTGTTTTAGTGATTCCCAATCTGCTTTATATTCAGTTTTAACAACTGGTTTTTCCGTTTCTTTTTTAGCCCCTTTTGGCTTAGAATTGCACGAAAACAGTGCTAATGCAAAAAGAATTAAAAGGTAGTTTTTCATGATTTATATGATTTGGTTCGAGATTTAATTTTTATAAATGCAAAAGCACATTTTTTATTTAAAACGTTTGCTAACAAAGGCATTCCTCTCCCAGCAAATTTCATTTTTTACATTACAAATGTACTTTATAGCTTACAATAAGCTTTGTACAAATACGACTTATCTTGATAAAATACCGTCAATAATACCCTTCTTCATTCACTACAAAAACAAAGGCATCAATAATATTGACGCCTTTTAAGCACTTAATTCTTTTTTATAATAATCCGATTACTTGTCCCAATACTCATCAACAATTTTTTTAATGTGAGGGTATTTTTCATCGGTATCACCAATCTCTTCACGCTGTTGCTTCAGCTTCTCTTTCATCATTTTTTTCACTTCTGCATAATTCGGATCATCATATACATTATTCATCTCCTTAGGATCTTTTTTCAAATCGTATAATTCCCAAGCTGGAGGTGTATGTCTTGTAAAATCATTTCCCCATGATGCTTTGTTCCACTCAGCATTTGCATCATCGGTATCAACCCAATATTTACCATAAAAGAAAATTAATTTATAATCTTTGGTTCTAATTCCAAAATGTGCAGGATTTGCATGCCTGTGAGCCATGTGCATCCAATATCTGTAGTAAGTAGCATCGCGCCAGCTTTCTGGTTCTTTTCCTGTTTCTAAAATCGTTTTGAAACTCTTTCCCTGCATGTATTCAGGAACTTTTCCGCCAGCCATTTCAATTAAAGTTGGCGCAAAATCGGTATTATTTATAATCGCATCAGTTCTTTGTCCTGCTTTAATTTTTTCGGGATAATGAACGATAAAAGGCATTCTCATCGACTCATCATACATCCAACGTTTGTCTATGTAATCGTGTTCTCCTAACATGAACCCCTGATCGCCCGTATAAACAATAATTGTATTTTCCCATAAACCTTCTTTCTTTAAATAATCGAACAAACGTGCGATATTATCGTCTACACCTTTCACACATCTAAGGTATCTTTTCAAATACTCCTGATAGGCAAGTTTAGTATATTCAGGATCTGGAATATCCTGATCAATTTCCATATGCATTCCCATATTCCTGATAGTATTTCTATGCGAAACCGATGATCCTATAATATGAATCAACTCATTTTTATAACCTTTTGTTCCTATAGATCCATTATTCTTATTATCATATAAACTTTCCGGCTCAGGAATAAAGGTATCTTCTAAATAATCTGAATACCTTGGCGCAAACTCAAACAAATCATGAGGAGCCTTATAATGGTGCATTAAAAAGAAAGGTTTGGTTTTATCTCTATTTTTAAGATAATCAATACTAATATCTGTAATTACGTCGGAACTATGACCTTTTGTTTTTATTGTTTTGGTATTCTTGTTAGCAGGAAATTCGTATTTCATACCTTTTTCAATAAATACAGGATCGAAATATTCTCCTTGTCCTCCATGCCCAACCAGCACTTTGTAATAATCAAATGCTGCCGGCTCACTATGTAAATGCCATTTCCCAATTATGGCTGTTTCATATCCCAGTTTCTTCATTTCACGAGGCAAATATTGTCTATCATCAATATGTCCCTCTAAATCAATTACCTGATTTACATTACTGTATTGTCCCGTAATAATACAAGCCCTACTTGGAGTACAAATTGCATTTGTAACATAGCAATTATCAAATATCATCCCCTCTTTAGCAAAAGCATCAATATTGGGAGTCGGATTTAAGGATGCCAACCTACTACCATATACACCAACACCTTGCGTGGTATGGTCGTCCGACATTATATAGATAATATTTGGTTTTTGATTCACTTCCGGTTGCGAACAGGAAACGGAGATTAGGCTTAAAAATGCCAGAGAGATTCCAATTAGATTTTTTTTCATTTCATTTTTACTTTTCAGGTTTGCTGAATAGCAGAAAGAATAGATTCATTCCACTATACAATATCAATAATTCCATATTCCGATTAGCCAAAAGCCATCTCTTTTTCTACAGATTTATCAATCACTAAAAGTAAGCTATCTAAAACAAAAAATGTCAACAAAACATTTCATAAAAAGGGGGTTAAATCGTTTTAAAATAAAAAAACAGACCATAACTATTTTCACAAAAAACTAACTTATATAAAACAGAAGCATCATAATCGAAATATTAAACTAATGTTGCAATGTAATTACGAAACATATCTGCATTTATTTGATTCGCAAAAAGTATAAAAGTAAAGATTCGTGTAAAGTACCCTATATATACCCCTGCTTTCTCGCTAAAACTACCCCACACATCCTCCATCTTATATCGTATTTTTGTATTTATCAGAACCCTTATGCAATTTATTTCTCGTTTTTACTTAAAAAACTAAACAAAATAAACATGAAAAAATTAATACTTGCCGTTTTTTTAACAATTCTAGCATTTGCAGGAATTTCACAAAAAAAAACAAAACCCAATGTAATAATTATCCTTTCCGACGATCAGGGATATGGAGATGTAGGCTTTAACGGTTGTACTGATATTCCTACTCCAAATTTGGATAAATTAGCTAAAAGCGGAATTATTTTTACTCAGGGATATGCATCACACCCATATTGCAGTCCCAGTAGAGCAGGATTACTAACAGGACGCTACCAGCAACGATTCGGACACGAAAATAATTTGCCTTACACCGATGCTAAAGTAGACGATGGACTTCCATTGAATGAACTAATGCTTTCGGAACTTCTACAAAAAAATGACTACCAAACTTGTGCTATTGGAAAATGGCATTTGGGAGATTCAATTCAATTTTGGCCTAACAATAGGGGTTTTGATGATTGGTTTGGATTCTGGGGTGGTGGAATGAGCTACTGGGGAGATACGGGCAAAAAACCAGCAACTGCAGGTGTTCTTCGTAATGGCAAAGTTGTTCCTCAATCTGAGCTATCATATTTAACAGACGATTTTACAAATGCGGCCATTGAGTATATTGATGAATACAACAAAACAGAAAAGCCATTTTTTATGTACTTGGCTTATAATGCCCCTCATGCTCCTGTTCAAGCAACAAAACAATATACAGATAAAGTAAAACATATTGAGGATGGAAAACGTGCTGCTTATGCTGCAATGGTTGTAGGAATGGATACTGGTATTGGAAGAGTAATTGAAAAACTAAAAGAAACTGGTGAGTATGATAACACTTTAATTTTCTTTTACAGCGATAATGGAGGTCATTTAGGCGGAGCCAGCAGTGCTCCTTACCGCGGACACAAAGGAATGTTATTTGAAGGTGGCATTCATATTCCTTTTTTGGTTTCGTGGCCTGAAAAAATAAGCTCGAACAAAAAATACCACAAAAGTATTTCAGCCTTAGATATTTACCCTACAATCTTGGAAGCAACAGGAGTTAAACATCCACATGCCGAAAAACTAGATGGAGTTAATCTTTTTCCTTATTTAAAAGGTAAAAATAAAAAAGCACCTCACGATGTTTTATTTTGGAGATATTCCGATGGTGCCGGATATGCTGTTCGCAAGGGAAAATATAAAATGGTAATGTCGGGCTACAAAAAAGAATTCTTTTTATTCGACATTAAAAATGATCCTTATGAACATACCAATTTAAGTACCGAATTACCTGCAAAGCTGGAAGAATTAAAGGGACTATACGCAGAATGGAACAAAGAAACAGTACCAGCATTATGGCAGGATCCACACGCTCAAAATCTTTCGAAAGAAGAGAAAAAGCGCCAAAGTTATATTAATGCAGCAACCAGAGGAGAAAAAAGAAATAAATAATCTCCCTTTTTATTATTTACAGCAGGAAATAATAAAGCATTTATTTTCTGCTGTTTATTAATTAAACACAATTATGAAAACACAATTTCTCACAAGCATATTTCTATTCTTCACTGCTTATTTGTTTGCCACAAATCCTCCCAATGTAATTGTTGTACTTGCCGACGATATAGGTGTAGGCGATATATCGCACTATCGTCGAATGCACTCCGAAAATATTATTCTAGAAACTCCTAATATAGATAAGTTAGCCAAACAGGGAATAGTATTTACTAATGCCCATTCACCTGCTGCTTTATGTGCTCCATCGCGATATGGTATCATGACAGGAAACAGTTGTTACCGTAGTCCTAAACCCTGGGGCGTTTGGGGAGCATACGAAAAGTCGCCCATAAAAACAGATCAATTAACCTTAGGTAAACTGATGAAACAATCGGGATATGCTACTGCTTTTTTTGGGAAATGGCATTTGGGTGGAGATTATTATCGAAAAAGTGATGAAAATACAATTTACAGAGGCCCTCGTTACAAACCAGAATTAGATGTTGATATTACAAAAATTGCAGGAAATGGTCCCAAGCAACAAGGTTTTGATTACAGCTTAACTCTGCCTGCCGGGATTCAGGATGTTCCTTATGCGGTTTACGAAAATGAACATTGGATGCCTTTAAAAGCAAATTCTAAAATTGCTTATATATCGCAAAAAAGTATGAGCAAAATTGGAGTAAGACTGGATAAATCGGAAGGATTAGGAGATTCAAACTGGACTCCACAGGAAATGGGACCTTTATTAGCTCGTAAAGCTGTTAATTACATTAAGAATAATTCCAATAAAGAAAAGCCTTTTTTCATGTATTACTGCTCTCAAGCTGTGCATCTTCCTCACAATCCTCCTAAAGAGTTAAATGGGATTAAAATTGCGGGTACTACTCCATCGAAACACATGGATATGATTAAAGAACTTGATGTACAAATGGGAATGCTAACAGAAGCATTAAAAGCTCAGGGAGTTTACGAAAATACACTATTTATTTTTACCTCGGATAATGGTGGATTACTAAAACCTAACACTTTAAAATCGGGCCATCAACCTAGTGATATTTACAGAGGCGGTAAAAATTCTGCCTTTGAAGGAGGACACCGAGTTCCTTTTATTGCTGTGTGGCCAAAAAAAATAAAAGCCAAAAGAACATCCAATGAGCCAATATTAGGTTTAGATATTATGGCAACTCTTGCATCGGTAACAGGGCAAAATATTGCTAAAGGACAAGCCATGGATTCATACAACCTATTGCCTATTCTGGAAAATAAAAAAAATGCAGATTCTCATGCTTTTTTGATGCTGCAAGGAGGTACCGGCAAAGAAGTTATCTTAATTGAAGATAGCTGGAAACTAATTATACAAATTGATAAAAAAGACAAAACCGATCAAAAAAGAAATCCAATTGCTTTGTACAATCTAAAAAAAGACCCAACAGAGAAACAGATTAACAACCTGATCGATTCTAAAAAACATCAAAAGCAGATTAAAAAAATGTTTTCTAAATACAATATGCTAAGAAAAAGCGGTATTGTAACAGGGAAAAACTAACATTAAAAATAATATTATGAACTTTAGAATTCTTACACTTGGTCTTCTTGCACTAGTTTTGTTTCAAAGCTCGTGCAGTAAAGACAAAAACACAACCCCTCCAAATATTGTTTGGATTGTGTCTGAGGATAATTCGAAACATTACATGAGTTTGTTCGATGAAAATGGTGTAGAAACACCAAACATTGAAAACTTAGCCAATGATGGTGTAATTTTTAACCGTGCATTTTCAAATGCCGCTGTATGCAGTGCAGCTCGTTCAACACTTATTGCTAGTTGTTATGGACCTAGATTGGCTTCTCATTATCATCGAAAAATGGAATGTATTAATTTGCAGGACTCTATGGAGATGTTTCCCGCATATCTGCGCAAAGCTGGCTACTATACTACAAATAACGCTAAAGAAGACTACAATATTATTAAAGCAAATAATGTTTGGGATAATTCGTCGAAGAAAGCAAGCTGGAGAAATAGAAAAAAAGGGCAGCCATTTTTCCATGTTCAAAATTTTGGGACAACCCATGAGGGCTGTTTGCACTTTACCGAAGAAGAATATCGCACACACAAAACCAAATGTAATCCTGAAGAATGTTTTGTTCAGCCCAATCATCCTCAAACAGAATTATTTAAATACACCAATGCATACTATCGCGATCAAATCGTAAAAATGGATCAGGAAGTTGGCAATATCATCAATGAATTAAAGAAAGATAGCCTTCTTGACAATACATTCATCTTTTACTATGGAGACCATGGTGGAGTATTACCTGGAAGTAAAGGTTATTTATACGAAACTGGTTTACACGTACCTTTGGTGGTATACATTCCTAAAAATTACAGACATTTAATAGATTTGGAAAAAGGCAGCATGACAAATGGCTTTGTAAGCTTTGTTGATTTCGGGGCTACAGTATTAAATCTTGCTGGAATAGAAGTTCCTGAAAATATGGATGGAAAACCATTTCTTGGCAAAGGAGTAAGTAAAGAGAAACTGGAAGCCAGAGATGAAACCTACTCTTATGCAGACCGATTTGATGAGAAATATGATATGGTTAGAGCTGTTAGAAAAGGCAAATACAAATACATCAGAAATTACCAGCCATTTAATTTCGATGGTTTAATGAACAACTACAGATACAAACAAATGGCTTACCGAGAATGGCGCAATTTGTATGAAACTGGAAAATTAAACGAAGTACAATCAGCATTTTTCAAGCCTAAGCAAGCCGAAGCCTTATACGATGTTGAAATCGATCCTTTCGAAACTAATAATTTAGCAGAAAATCCTGAATTCAGCGATAAATTACTGGAAATGAGATCAAAATTAGAGAAATGGGAAGTCAGCATGCCCGATCTTTCATTCTACCCAGAACATTACTTACTTAAAAATGCTATCGATG
This genomic interval from uncultured Marinifilum sp. contains the following:
- a CDS encoding alpha/beta hydrolase, coding for MKKATILSLLITISFSVFSQSNILKLWTNEIPNSQNSIEEEIVESTGIIRISKVQTPTLEVFLPAKNNANGQAVVICPGGGYGILAYDWEGTDIAKWLNSKGIAAFVLKYRLPQSKSVIESHKAPLQDAIRAIRTIRYNAEKYNISKNKIGVMGFSAGGHLASTLGTHYNDVMYTAKDSIDQESARPDFMALIYPVISMKDGITHNGSKKNLLGKDPAMKLVDKFSNELQVTKDTPPTFLIHASDDKAVPVQNSLLMYNSLIKNGVYTEMHIYPSGGHGFSFGHKRGHVSSWTDLFCNWIQSIPK
- a CDS encoding sugar-binding domain-containing protein translates to MKQLLILSLILGLFSSCQPVSQSVRTSKDFNFDWKFNLGDSEKAYDIEFEDSLWRSVRLPHDWSVEHSFTQENAGGATAFLPGGIGWYRKSFLMPADAANKITRIEFDGVYTNSEVWINGHYLGKRPFGYAPFAYDLSDYLNYGDKKNVIAVKVDRSAYLDSRWYPGSGIYRNVKLIACSKVNIPQWGVQITTPEVSAEKAKVNIITELSNDFNKDVSVILKTKIYFQNEQVGFEETTLNLLTKSTQTTNQNIELVSPSLWDTENPNLYIATSEVFVDGEKIDELSNTFGIRNFKFDKDLGFFLNGKNMLLKGVCLHHDGGLVGAAVPKGVWERRLKALKEAGCNAIRTAHNPASSEFLDICDEMGFLVQEEAFDEWQNPKDKRNNYNQEAEEDITKGYTHSFEEWAERDIKSMVKRDRNHPSIIMWSIGNEIEWTFPNYGAATGYWGSNKVGDVNYYWDEPPFSVKKIKSNFKNQPKGKYKVAETARKLSKWVKEIDLSRPVTANLVIPSVSNFSGYADALDIVGLSYRQSVYDYCKKNYPDKVFLGTENWTRWHDWKPVVEKDFISGIFLWTGINYMGESRAWPKRGSGSGLLDFAGFKKPSYQMFKALWNEEPQVHITTQLLEKSPYKWHASQKLLVEKEKDWTNHQKWGWQEVNEHWNYSEGDSIAVEVYTNQEKIELFLNDKSIGIQSLADNEDHIIKFMIPYQEGKLTAKAVDGVGENSLQTAKEVQKLMLVADQEKIAANGYDVIHYTLQLTDENSIPVKTQEMEVEFKIDGPAKLLGVDNGSPMNIQDYQSNKIVTSGGKCLLILQSTFEAGKITVKAKTKELSSSELEVLVN
- a CDS encoding alpha-L-fucosidase, with the translated sequence MKNYLLILFALALFSCNSKPKGAKKETEKPVVKTEYKADWESLKQYKVPEWWLNTKFGIYFHWGPYSVPAHETEWYAIHMYTKGHKIRKYHEEKYGNLKDFGYKDFIPMFTAEKFNADEWASLFKKSGAQFAGPVAEHADGFAMWDSKLTKWDAKDMGPKRDIVGEMAKAVRKQNMKFITTYHRHWLYAWYPTWDKNTDAGDPKYAGLYGPYVPEGSFVMATGDYPNPPKKEFHEQWLNRLNELMDKYQPDIIWFDNKMDIIEESYRKQFLANYYNKAQDWGREVVCTYKFHDMAEGTAVLDLERSRMKEKKDFPWLTDDSIDWKAWCNISDPKYKTTNRLIDFLVDVVSKNGAVLLNVTPQADGVMPEGVKTRLLEMGQWLKANGEAIYDTRPWKVFGEGPQEIKEGHLSEDKNKDAVAEDIRFTTKNGDLYAIALDWPKEKMMIHSLAKKENLLTKEIKKISMLATGQELKWELTEDGLLVDLPKEKPGDFAFAVKIELK
- a CDS encoding sulfatase, whose protein sequence is MKKNLIGISLAFLSLISVSCSQPEVNQKPNIIYIMSDDHTTQGVGVYGSRLASLNPTPNIDAFAKEGMIFDNCYVTNAICTPSRACIITGQYSNVNQVIDLEGHIDDRQYLPREMKKLGYETAIIGKWHLHSEPAAFDYYKVLVGHGGQGEYFDPVFIEKGMKYEFPANKNTKTIKTKGHSSDVITDISIDYLKNRDKTKPFFLMHHYKAPHDLFEFAPRYSDYLEDTFIPEPESLYDNKNNGSIGTKGYKNELIHIIGSSVSHRNTIRNMGMHMEIDQDIPDPEYTKLAYQEYLKRYLRCVKGVDDNIARLFDYLKKEGLWENTIIVYTGDQGFMLGEHDYIDKRWMYDESMRMPFIVHYPEKIKAGQRTDAIINNTDFAPTLIEMAGGKVPEYMQGKSFKTILETGKEPESWRDATYYRYWMHMAHRHANPAHFGIRTKDYKLIFFYGKYWVDTDDANAEWNKASWGNDFTRHTPPAWELYDLKKDPKEMNNVYDDPNYAEVKKMMKEKLKQQREEIGDTDEKYPHIKKIVDEYWDK
- a CDS encoding sulfatase-like hydrolase/transferase, whose amino-acid sequence is MKKLILAVFLTILAFAGISQKKTKPNVIIILSDDQGYGDVGFNGCTDIPTPNLDKLAKSGIIFTQGYASHPYCSPSRAGLLTGRYQQRFGHENNLPYTDAKVDDGLPLNELMLSELLQKNDYQTCAIGKWHLGDSIQFWPNNRGFDDWFGFWGGGMSYWGDTGKKPATAGVLRNGKVVPQSELSYLTDDFTNAAIEYIDEYNKTEKPFFMYLAYNAPHAPVQATKQYTDKVKHIEDGKRAAYAAMVVGMDTGIGRVIEKLKETGEYDNTLIFFYSDNGGHLGGASSAPYRGHKGMLFEGGIHIPFLVSWPEKISSNKKYHKSISALDIYPTILEATGVKHPHAEKLDGVNLFPYLKGKNKKAPHDVLFWRYSDGAGYAVRKGKYKMVMSGYKKEFFLFDIKNDPYEHTNLSTELPAKLEELKGLYAEWNKETVPALWQDPHAQNLSKEEKKRQSYINAATRGEKRNK
- a CDS encoding sulfatase-like hydrolase/transferase; protein product: MKTQFLTSIFLFFTAYLFATNPPNVIVVLADDIGVGDISHYRRMHSENIILETPNIDKLAKQGIVFTNAHSPAALCAPSRYGIMTGNSCYRSPKPWGVWGAYEKSPIKTDQLTLGKLMKQSGYATAFFGKWHLGGDYYRKSDENTIYRGPRYKPELDVDITKIAGNGPKQQGFDYSLTLPAGIQDVPYAVYENEHWMPLKANSKIAYISQKSMSKIGVRLDKSEGLGDSNWTPQEMGPLLARKAVNYIKNNSNKEKPFFMYYCSQAVHLPHNPPKELNGIKIAGTTPSKHMDMIKELDVQMGMLTEALKAQGVYENTLFIFTSDNGGLLKPNTLKSGHQPSDIYRGGKNSAFEGGHRVPFIAVWPKKIKAKRTSNEPILGLDIMATLASVTGQNIAKGQAMDSYNLLPILENKKNADSHAFLMLQGGTGKEVILIEDSWKLIIQIDKKDKTDQKRNPIALYNLKKDPTEKQINNLIDSKKHQKQIKKMFSKYNMLRKSGIVTGKN
- a CDS encoding sulfatase; the encoded protein is MNFRILTLGLLALVLFQSSCSKDKNTTPPNIVWIVSEDNSKHYMSLFDENGVETPNIENLANDGVIFNRAFSNAAVCSAARSTLIASCYGPRLASHYHRKMECINLQDSMEMFPAYLRKAGYYTTNNAKEDYNIIKANNVWDNSSKKASWRNRKKGQPFFHVQNFGTTHEGCLHFTEEEYRTHKTKCNPEECFVQPNHPQTELFKYTNAYYRDQIVKMDQEVGNIINELKKDSLLDNTFIFYYGDHGGVLPGSKGYLYETGLHVPLVVYIPKNYRHLIDLEKGSMTNGFVSFVDFGATVLNLAGIEVPENMDGKPFLGKGVSKEKLEARDETYSYADRFDEKYDMVRAVRKGKYKYIRNYQPFNFDGLMNNYRYKQMAYREWRNLYETGKLNEVQSAFFKPKQAEALYDVEIDPFETNNLAENPEFSDKLLEMRSKLEKWEVSMPDLSFYPEHYLLKNAIDDPASFGQAHKKELNNYLHIANLSLADFDSVENEIKSYLKSNDPWERYWALIVCSSFQKKDSKLISLAKNIQVNDTELINRVRAAEYLSFIKVENPVSAISNALYKCSDSAEALLILNTITMLQDGEHKYSFDLKTEKIQKVILENKLVKIRLDYINAN